TACATTGGCAATCACCTGTGTGGCAGCGACTATGACAAGGCCATAAATGTTATTGATGGTTGTGTTTGCACAGACCAGAGTTAGAAGGGAAGGGTTATCGCAGTACGAATGTGCCATAAGGGATCTACAACGTGGTAAACGCAACAGCAGGAAAAACAGCAACCCTATCAAAACCAAATTCAACATCCATGTTGCCGTAATTATTTTCATAATGTGGGAATTCGTCATAATGGTTTTGTATTTCAATGGCAAACATATTGCAATATACCTATCATAGGCCATGACAGTCAGTGTTAACACAGCACCCAGCCCATAGACATGAATAAAAAAAGCTTGGGTAACACAGGCTGTGTAATGGATGGTCCTGGTGTCAAACAGTATTTCTTTGATGACCTGTGGAAAGAGTGCGGTTGAGCCCATCAAGTCATTGATGGGTAGGTTGAGCAGAAGAAGATACATAGGCTGGTGCAGACTCTTGTTAAGAACAATGGTGAGGATCAGAGCAAGATTACAGAAGAGGATGATCATGTAGTTAAGAGATGCAAACAGGAATGCAGGGAAGACAGATTCAGATGGGATATTGAAGCCTTGCAGTCTCAGAATGGATGTCGTGTTGTAGAATTTGCCCATTTTGGTTCCTTATAGCCTAAAacctaaaaagaaaacaaacaaaaaaacaacattcaGCATTATACATCTAGCAATACTTGCATATCATACTACATTAAACTCAGTAGCCTGACTGTAGCTATCATGATTATACTTTAAGAATTACGTATGGAGTGATGCAAGAAGAACCATGAAGAATAAAAGTTCTAGACTCAAATCTCAATACAGCACAGATTAGGATTAGTAATGCGATAGCCCATAGGAATATATTTTGGCAACACAGATGGAAATTCTCACCCAATAAATGCAAGTTTAAATCTGTAGAATTTACCTTTATATGCACCTAACTTAACAATGAAAATTTATGTCTAAATGATGAATTCTGGTATATTCGGATTAGCTTTTTGTTCCAAAACTCCGGAAAAAGGCACACAAGGTTTATATGAAATAGTTATCCAATTTGAATCAAATGATACCGAGGACCGTCTCTGTATCAacactaaacaatactgacatCAGCTAACCTACCATGAAGGACCTGTGGCTTTATAAAAGTAATCACGGGATTGTGAGACTTATTCTCCTGAGTCTACAATGTATCATCCAGCTGATCTTTATTAATGCAAAAGGGACCATGCCTTTTGGGATTATTGACACTCTTTATGAAGCTAATAAGAAGCAAAATCAAGATATCTTCATGCATAATTAAGAAAATAGAGGACAATGACATCATCTGGAGAACATTGATATTATTTCCACTGTTCTTTGAAAAAGTTGTTTTAAAGGAAATATGGATAATTTTGTATGTGAATGATGATCTAAAGGAGATGTTTTCCCCAAAGCTTCTCTTTGAGCATCAAGTGTCAAATATTAAAAGTGTGATCTAATGGATGGCTtgttgaaaaataaataaataaacaaataaaactgacttgggaGGACACACTTGAAAGGTGAGGCCCATTTGTTATTTGCCTTGTAAAAATGGAGACTTGCCCTTCCCTGCTCTTCTTCAGTCTCTG
This DNA window, taken from Lampris incognitus isolate fLamInc1 chromosome 7, fLamInc1.hap2, whole genome shotgun sequence, encodes the following:
- the LOC130115634 gene encoding olfactory receptor 52E4-like codes for the protein MGKFYNTTSILRLQGFNIPSESVFPAFLFASLNYMIILFCNLALILTIVLNKSLHQPMYLLLLNLPINDLMGSTALFPQVIKEILFDTRTIHYTACVTQAFFIHVYGLGAVLTLTVMAYDRYIAICLPLKYKTIMTNSHIMKIITATWMLNLVLIGLLFFLLLRLPRCRSLMAHSYCDNPSLLTLVCANTTINNIYGLVIVAATQVIANVTILYTYLQILVTCFRSKRSDTKTKALQTCATHLMVFLLLECLGLFTIISYRLKNLSPYLRRLSGVSTLIFPPTLNPIIYGLKTKEIREKIAYFFSRKIFPA